GCGGCAACTTGGGAACGGCCACCGCTTCGGTTTCCTGGATCGATAAAGAGGCGCCCAAGCTCAAGGTGACGGCGGATAAGCCCGATCTCGGACAGCCCAACCATAAGCTGGTGCCGATTCAAGTAACGCTTCAGGCCGACGGCACCGGCTCGCGTATCGCTTCGCTCAAGCTGGCGTCCATCGCGTCGAACGAACCGGATAACGGGCAAGGCGACGGAGATACGGCGGGCGATATACAGGACGCGAATTTCGGTCAAAACGACACTTCGTTCCTTCTTCGCGCCGAACGTTCGGGCAAAGGCAGCGGACGCGTCTATACGATCACGTATACCGCAGCGGACGAAGCCGGCAACGAAGCTAACGCTTCGGTCCAGGTTACCGTCTCCAAGTAAAAAAAGCCGCTCCAGGGTCAATTGACCCCGAGGAGCGGCTTTTTGCGCGTTTGGAAGCATAGATTATTAAGGTAACGCAACTCTTGGGTAACAGTAGAGCGTGTCCGGCACCAATTCGGCATCAGTCGAATCGTGCCGGACAAACGCGGGCCAGAGGCATGCATCCGCTTCCTGCATCTTCACACCAACAGTAAAGCGTGTCGGGACATAGGCGATTTACCCGAAGGGAAAGCGCCATGCCCCGACAAACGCGATCTAGAAGCGAGCATTCGCTCTTACGGGCGGGTCCAGGGCGCTTGGGGCGCCTGGGGTCCCCCTGGAGGGGGATTTAGGGGGTGACCTAGCGCTTACTTATACTCAACCCCCGCCGTATACGAGTTGCCGGCGTTCCACAGCAAAAACTCGTCAACCCCGTTATCCTTCAACGCTTTGATCTGCTCTTCGACTTCATGTTTGCCGTACGAAATATGGCCGGGCACCCAAGTGGCGGTAAAATCCTGAATCCACGGCCGGATGATCGGCTTGAGCGATCCGATCGTCTCCAGCTTCTTGTGCGTATCTTTCATCGCACCGTCAATCGTTTGGTAAGGCGCCGCATCGGGCACTTTGGCCCCGAACCATCCTGTCGTGTAATGGCTTGGATAAATCATCGGGCAAATCACGTCGACGTTTTGCGATATTTTATCGAAATCCTGGCCGATCCCTTCGGCGGCGGGAACCGAGGCGGCATAACCGAAAATGTCCACCGATACGCGTACACCGAGCGGGCTTAGCTGTTCGCGGGCATACTTGACGAATTCGGCGACCGCTTCGATGCGGGTACGTTCGTCTTTGAAGTACTGCAGCGAGTCGGCGCGGGTTTCGAATCCTTCCGGGAACCGGACATAATCGAACTGAATTTCTTTAAAGCCGGCTTTGACCGCTTCTTTGGCGACGGCGATGTTGTAGTCCCATACTTCTTTTTTGTACGGGTTGACGAAGCTGTCCTTTTTTCCGTTGCTCCAGAGCGAACCGTCCGGGTTCAGATAAGACAAATCCGGCCTTTTTTTGGCCAGCACCGTATCTTTGAACACGACAATCCGGGCGATCGGATAAATTTCATGCTCCTTTAACGTATCCATCAGCTTCGGCATATCGGGGATGATTTTCTGGGTTGTCTCCATGGCTTCAAGCTCCGGATTGCCGGTTTTGTAAGTAATATACCCCCAATCGTCCTTGATGTCGATGACCATCGCATTCAGCTCCGTATCGTCCATCAGCTTGACGAGCGTATTCAGCCTTGCGCCTCCGGCGCTGTGGGCTGTCGCATAGACGCCTTTGATTTTGGGCGCATCCTTCTGCGGATCCGTTTTGTTTACGGGAGTCAATCGATCCGGCTTCGGCGCGTTCGGATCCGCCGCTTGAACGATTGCGGGTTTGCCCGAATCGACGGCGGCCTGGGCGAGCTGTTCGAACGTCATATCCGGGTGATCCGCGGAAATGCCGCCCCAAATCATTAGCAAAGATGCAAGCAATAAGTCCATGTCTTCAGGCTCCTAGGTCTCAGTCTATAAGTCTACCATTCATTATATGACAAGGCGGCCAGGACGGACAGGGAAATTTGGAGCATTTTGTCCAAATGACGCGGGTTTTGTAAAAAGAGTAATCGTGCAGAAAGCGCTTCTCAATTTTATAGATTTGCGATAGGATAGAGGATGTGATTTTTTGCGGAAGATGAGGTCCGGATATGAATAAACAACTGCTGTTATTGCGCGGCCTGAACTTGCTCTATTACGCTACAAGTGCGGTGCTGACGCCGTTTTTGCCGATTTATTTCGAAGGAAAAGGGTATTCGACTTCACAGATCGGCCTGCTTATGATGTTCGGTCCGTTTATCGCGATTTTCGCCCAGCCGCTTTGGGGGTATTTGAGCGATCGCTACAGAACGCTGAAGACGATCATATTCGCTTTGTGGGCGCTCAGTTTGCTCTCCAGTGCAGGCGTTTTTTTAACGAACGGTTTTTCGTCCGCCTTTCTGTTCATGCTGCTGCTGTATTTCTTTCTTCTGCCGGCGGTGCCGCTGCTGGACAGCATCACGATCAAGTCCTCCCTGGAAGCAGGTGTATCGTACGGTTCGGTGCGCATGTTCGGGTCGATCGGCTTTACGATTGTCGCCGTCAGCTCGGGTTACATCCTGGTGCGGATGGGCGGCGTGCAAAACATCCCCTATCTGTACTGGGGTATCTGGCTCCTGCCGCTTGTGCTGGTGCTGTTTTTGAAGGATGAAAAAGGGGGAGGACCACGCCTGACGTTCAGGGCGCTTGGGAGCGTACTGCGAAACGGCCCGTTCCTCTGGTTTCTGTTCATGGTGTTCGTGCTGATGGTGCCGCACCGGATGAACGACGGGCTCGCGGCGCTTTACCTGAAGGACCTCGGCGCAACCGACACGATGCTCGGCACGGCCTGGGCGCTTGCTTCGCTCAGCGAGATTCCGACGTTCGCCTTGCTCGGACGGTATATGCATCGCTTTCACGAGCTGGCGATGCTGGGCATCGTCGGGCTTATTTACACGGTACGCTGGCTGCTCTATTACTCGGTGCAGGACCCGCTTGTCGTGATGCTGCTTCAGGCGTCGCACATGGTCACGTTCGCCGTATTTTGGCTCGTCGCCGTCCAGTACGCGGTGCGGATGGTGCCGGAGGAGCTGCGTTCAACCGGTCAATCGATACTATCCGCCGTTTTCCTCGGCCTCGCCGGCGTGACCGGGGGAACGTTGGGCGGAATGATCAAAGATCACTGGGGCGGCGAGCATATGTATTCGGCGGGAGCGGCGATGGCGCTGCTTGCGGCCGTCATGTTTTTCGCCACGCATGCTTACCAGCGCAATAAAAAAACCATTCGCACCGGTTGACGGTCGAATGGTTTTTTTCGGATGTACCGCTTAATGCTTCGGGGCATTCGGCGCGGAGTCGCCGGCGACGGCATCCTTGTGCGCTTCGGAAGCGGAAGGCCCGACTTCCTTGCGGGGGGGAGCATCGTCGGACGAACCTCCGTTGCCGCTGGTCGCATCTTTGAACTCGCGAAACATTTTGCCGAATCCGCGTCCGAGCTCCGGCAGCTTGTTAGGACCGAACAAGAGCAGAGCGACAAGCGCGATCAATATGATATGCCATGGAGACAGCGCACCCATGTTCATGACACCTCCAACATAAAGTAAAACTCGCGTATTCTTATCATATCACGTTATTATCATACTATATAGATTAAATATTACAAAACAGTTAAAAAAGCGGCCGTCCGTTTCACCGGAACAGCCGCTTTCCTTAATGCAGAAGAGCGTCTTTATTATGCTCGGAAATGCTGTACTGAATAATTTCAAGCACATCCTCCGCCAACAGGGCGGATAAGCCGTTTCTTAGCACGATGTAAGAGTCAAGCTCCACTCGCGTTAGGGAAGAATACAGCTCGGGTGTTAATTTCATTACAATGTCGGACAACTTTACGGTTTCCATACGCATCCCCCTTCCACTCATCAACTTCACTCGAATTATGAAGAATTGGAAAAGAAAGAAACTCGAAATCCAGATAAAGCCGTATAGGTATTGCATGAAATTACTATTTCATTATATCACATTCTAAAAAAATATGTATGGGAAAATTATTTGGTCTTATCCCGTCGAAAACGTCCCATCACCCCGACCGTTTCCACGATATTGACGAAGGCATGGGGGTCGGTGCGGCGCACGATGGATTTCAGCTCCGCCAGCTCGTAGCGGGTTGTGACGGTCATCAGCATGTCTTGCTGCTGCTGCGTATATGCCCCTTCGGATTGGATGGCGGTAACCCCGCGTTGAATGAGCAGGAGCCGGTCCAGCAGCAGCTGCTTTTGTTTGGTAATGATGAACACCGTCACCTTCAAATGCCTCGTGTGGATCGTATCGATCACTTTGCCCGTCATATATATCGACAGCATCGATCCGAGCGCCAAATCCCAATCTCTTTTAAAATATCCCAAGGCCAGGATAACCAGGCCGTTCAGGCCGAACAATAACGTGCCGAGAGGAAAATCGCGGTCCCTCGTCAAAATCGAGCCGACGACGTCGAAGCCTCCCGTCGAGCCGCCGGCGCGCATCGAGATGCCGGTGCCGATGCCGATCATCACACCGCCGGCGACGGCGGTAAGGATCGGATCCTGAATGAAGCGGAACGCAGGAATGAACTGCAAAAACCAAGATGTTAAAATGACCGAAACCGTACTTAATACGACAAATTTGCGTCCGATCGCCCATAATCCCCAAATCATGATAGGCACGTTGCTAAGCAGAAGCAAAAAACCGATGTTCCATCCGGTCAAATATCCGATGATCATCGAGATGCCGGATATGCCGCCGCTGAGCAGCTGATGAGGGACCAAAAACAGGTTGAAGCCGGCAGCTACGAACAATGAGCCTGCGGCGATAATGAGAAGTCCGCCGAGCATTTTCAAGGAAAAATCACCTCCTGCCACTTAGTATGGATTGCAAAAAGTCGGCAAATGCAGCAGGTAGAAAAAAAATGCAGCTTCCTGTCGTCCGGGACGGCACCCGCAGGAAGCTGCATAGCATTTGATTATTTTCTTTTCGTAAACGAGCCGGATCTTGAACCGGTGCTTGGTTTGCTGGAGCCGGTAGTCGGTTTCTTATAAGTAGGCGTTGATCCGTCGTTGCGCCGCACGCTGCCCGAAGGCGTTGTGCTTGTGCCGCCTCCGGCCGTCCCGCCGCCGAAGCTGCCCTTGCGGTCCGATGTCGTCGGAGGTGTCGTACCCTGCTTGCTCGCGGCGGGAGGCGTTTGCGGCCGCTGCGTATAAGTCGGCGGCGGGGTGTACCCTCTGTAATCGCTCGAACCGCGGCTGTTGAACCACCCGCCGCCGAACAGCGATTGCAGCAGAGTTGCCGTAATGTACCCCTGAAGGAACGAAGAGTCGTAATGCTCTTTCGCATACTCGACCGTATCCACTTCGACGAGCGAATCGCTTTCGTTATTCGGGTCTTTGCGAATATTGATGATTTTATCCTGGTAAACGAGAAACATCTGGTCCGCAGATTCCTTGCTGATCTCCTGCGGTTTGTCTTCGGCGGCAATTTCCTTGGCCGTCGTAGGCACGTCTTTGCCTTCGGCCACGTACACTTTCGCCGTGTTTTTCCCTTTGCCGTCGACGCTGACAAGCGGGTAGTTGTCCTTAATATAAGACCCTGCGTCCGCGCAGCCTGCCATTAATGCGAAAACAAGGAGATATATGATCCATGATGTCCATTTCTTCAATGATGTTCACCCCTGACTATTTGGCCGATTTCATGAATTTAATCAGGCCCGCCGGCGTCCGGGTCGCTTCCATGGCTACATATTTGCCGTCCTGCCATTGCAGAAAGAAATATTTGTCCTCCGCTCCAAAATATCTCCATACCATAACCTCGTCATTGCTGCGGAAATCGGTGTTCCCTTCTGAGCGGACCATATCCGTACGGTAATGCTCCAGTTCGTATGTCATCTCGCCGCCGACGTCGAGTCTGGTTGGAACATCGTTCGGATCGTCCAGCGACCCTTCGACAAATTCGCACAGAAAACATTCGTACGTCCGTCCTTTTTCAATGAGAAGACATGAAATATGCTTCCCGTTTCTTAGATAATAAGCAAACCGGTGGGGAGCGAAGCCCCGGTCAAAGTAGACCGCCTTTCCGGAAACGACATATTCCTCAAGATCGACGTTGACAATATCCCCGACGGCCGTTTCCTCGAACGGATTCGCCTCTCTTGCCGGCGGCTCGGCTTTGTTGCTTTTCCAAATATCGCTGACTCTTTTAAAAATGGACATGAGGCCCACTCCTCTATCGTGAATGATTCAAGATGCTTGCCGGAACATACACTTATTATATACGATATTTCAAAGCGGCGGTTTCGATTTCACGAAAAAAAGCAAAAACGGCATAGAAATGAATGGAATTATGATTCTGCTTTGTGGTATAATAATAAAGATATTCTTAAGTACGGCTTTATGACGCCGGCCACCGGCTGTCCTTTACATCTGTTCGGTATTATCAATGCGGACGCGAGAACACTTTGTAGATATTAAATAGGAGTCGGACTTAAGGGTATAAATAAAAAGAACCCAAAAGAAAAAGGAGATTGACATCATTTGAAAACATTTAGTGAATTTGGCCTCGAGCCGAAAGTATTGCGCGCCATTACGGAAATGGGCTTTGAAGAATCGACACCGATTCAGGAAAAAGCGATTCCGATCGCCATGGAAGGGCGCGATCTGATCGGTCAGGCGCAAACCGGTACGGGCAAAACAGCCGCATTCGGCATCCCGCTGGTGAACAGAATCGACGTTAAAGAAGAACGCATTGTTGCACTCATTATGTGTCCGACACGCGAGCTCGCCATTCAGGTAGCCGAAGAAATCGAAAAGCTTGGCCGTTTTAAAGGCATCCGCTCGCTTGCGATTTACGGCGGACAAGACATCGTAAAGCAAATCCGCGCACTGCGCAAAAAGCCGCAAATCATTATCGGCACGCCGGGCCGCTTGCTCGATCATATAAACCGCAAAACGATCAAACTCGACGACGTGAAGAACGTTATTTTGGATGAAGCCGACGAAATGCTCGACATGGGCTTTCTGGAAGATATCCAGTCGATCCTCAAGCTTTGCCCGACCGATCGCCAAACGATGCTGTTCTCGGCAACAATGCCTGCGAACATCCGCAAGCTGGCCGACCAGTTTTTGAGCAATCCCGAGCATGTGTCCGTTATTCCGAAGCAAATCAGCGCTCCGCTGATCGATCAAGCTTATATCGAAGTTCATGAAAGACAAAAGTTCGAGACGCTCTGCCGTCTGCTGGATATGGAATCTCCGGATCTTGCGATTATCTTCGGCCGCACGAAGCGCCGGGTTGACGAGCTCGCCGAAGCGCTGCAAAAGCGCGGATACTCCGCGGAAGGACTTCATGGCGACTTGTCGCAAAACCAACGCGATAACGTAATGCGCAAATTCCGCGACGGCAGCATCGATGTGCTCGTTGCTACCGACGTAGCGGCAAGAGGTCTTGACGTTTCGGGCGTATCCCACGTAATCAATTTCGACCTGCCGCAGGATCCCGAAAGTTATGTGCACCGAATCGGCCGTACGGGCCGGGCGGGCAAAGAAGGGACAGCTTGGACGTTCGTTTCGCCGAGAGAGATCGACCATCTGTACTTCATCGAGAAAATTACGCGCCATAAAATTGCCCGCAAGCCGATGCCAAGCCTTGCCGAAGCGATCGAAGGCAAGCAAAAGATTACGGCAGAGCGCGTGCTGGACATCGTGCAAAAAGACGAGCATAACGAATATAAAGGCATTGCGATCCAATTGCTGGAACAATACGATTCGGTTCACCTGCTGGCAGCCGCATTCAAACTGCTGACCGGCGGCGACAAAAAAGAGGTCGAGGTGGAACTGACTCCGGAAGAACCGCTTCGCGCGAAGAAACGCCGCTTCGACGTACGCAGCTCCGGCCGCAAAATGTCCGGTGGCTACGGCTCCCAAGGCCAGGGACAACGCCGAGGCGGCGGCTATGGAGACCGCGATCGCGGCGGCTCCGGCGGTTCCCGCTACCCTCGCAAGGACGGCCGCGAATACGGCAGCCGCGATAACCGCAGCGGAGGGGATCGCGAATACAAATCCCGCCCGAGAAACTCCGAAGGCCGGAATTTCTCCCGCTCGGAAGAACGCGACGACCATCTCGTCCGCAGCTAATATAACGTTTGAACAAAAAAAGAAGGTGAAGCTGAAGAGCTTCACCTTTTTGCATAGTAAAATGGAGGAAGTTATTATATGACGAAAGCCCGGAGAACGATTACCAACAAAATATAGAGAACGAGAACTACGCCGATGGTGGTGAAACCGAAACCGAAACCGCCAGTACCGAAGCAAGACATGAAAAATAACCTCCTTTACCTGTAACCTATATGATTGTTTTAACCGGGGGGGTAATATATCCTATGTCCTGTACACGGTTTGGTCTGTACAGCTACCTATTCACGGGAAAATAGGCTATAATGAAAACGTTAGCTTCACGGCTTGTCCGGATTCGTTCATGTCCCGGCATACGTAACTTGTAGGAGGTTGTCATTTTGGAGTTTAAAGGCGTCATGGGAGGGTTTTACCGTATATCCGAGTGGATTATGCGGCTTTCTGTCATCAATGTGTTATGGGTTATTTGTTCGATTCCTGTATTTTTGCTGATGCTTGTCATGCTTCAGGCTCAGGACGTCAATCAGTTTTTGTCGACACTGATGCTTGCGGCCATCGTCTCGCCGTTTACCCTGTTTCCGGCGACGACCGCGATGTTCGGCGTTGCCCGCAAATGGCTGACCGGGGAAGAGGACGCTCCGCTGTTCAAGACGTTTTTCCGTACGTATAAGGAAAATTATGTCCAAAGCATGCTGGGAGGCATCATTTATGTGCTGATCGGCGCCGTTTTATATACGAACTTCAAATTTTACGGTACGCAGTCGTCATCGCTCGGTATTTTGAAATTTCTGGTTCTTTCTTTAACCGTAGTGCTGACCGTCTCGCTGTTTCATTTCTTTTCGATCATCGTTCATTTGCATATGAAGCTTCTGCAAATCATTAAAAACTCGGTGCTGATTTCGATCGGCAATCCGATCCGGTCGATATTTATTTTGGTCGCCAACGGGGCCATCCTATATTTCAGCTTTTTTCAATTTACGTTTCTGATCCCGTTTTTCATGGGTTCGCTGATCGCCGTCGTCTCCTTCTGGAACTTTCATTTCATTTTCGTAAAAATTCAGGAAAAACAGCAGAAATGGGCGGAGGAAGAGGCTGAGGCGAGCCAGCAGGATTCGGAGGATGAAAGCGGTGCATCCGAAGACCAAGCGGCCTTGCGCGAAGCAAATAACCCGGATGCTGCCGGGAAACCGAATGAAAAAGAAGATCCGCGGCCATAATATGAATGCGGTGGAAAAAGCGCGCGAAAAAAGTAATAGTCGGCTGTTTACTTTCCGCGTCGAACCTACTATAATATAGACACAACAAAATCCTGCGATGTTCGTTTCGGTTTTAATGTTGTTTTGAACCAATGACTGTTTCTAGGGAGACCAATATTTCAGCGTGGCTGACATGCCCTCGAAAAGGGACTTCAAAAGCGCTGGTGCGGACACCCACCTGCGAGAGCGGGTTTGAAACGCAAAATCGGACGGCATATGCGGGTTTTTTTGTGTTTTTTTCCGCCAATGTGTTATTCTATATAATGAAAAAGGCATAATAATGCGCCTTATTATTTAGAAGGAGTGTGGAAAAAAGCGATGAAACTGTTTATCGACACAGCTAACGTGGAAGAAATTCGAAAAGCGTTTGAAATGGGCGTCATCTCGGGCATTACGACGAACCCGTCGCTCATTGCCAAAGAAGGCCGTGATTTTTTTGAGACGATCCGCGAGATTGTGTCCATCGTCGGCAACATCCCGATCAGCGCCGAAGTCGTCAGCCTGAAGGCGGACGAGATGGTCGAACAGGGCAAAAAGCTCGCCGAACTGGGCGACAGCGTCGTCATCAAGGTGCCGATGACCGAGGATGGGCTGAAAGCGACGAAGCAGTTTACCGAGATGGGCATCAAAACGAACGTGACGCTCATCTTCAGTTCCCCACAGGCGTTGCTCGCAGCCAGAGCCGGTGCGACCTACGTTTCGCCGTTCATTGGCCGTTTGGACGACATCAACATGATCGGCATGAACCTGATTAAAGAAATCAGCGACATTTTCAGCATACATAATATTCAGTCGGAAATCATTTCGGCCAGCGTGCGCCACTCGTCGCACGTCATCGAGGCGGCGCTCGCAGGTGCGCATATTGCGACGGTGCCGTTCAAGGTCATTCAAGGCATGGTCAAGCATCCACTGACCGATTCCGGCATCGAGCGGTTCCTGGCGGATTGGAACTCCGCAAATCAGAAGCAGTTTTAAATGGAAAAAGCAGGCCGACGGCCTGCTTTTTGCTTTCGATCACGCCTGCTCCTGCACGAGATCGGTGAGCTGATGGAACGTATCTTTGAGCGTGCCGTACAGACTGCGGTATACCGCGTAGATCTTCTCGTACTGTGCCTGCCTTGCCGGATCCGGTTCGACGCGGCTTTCGACCGCGATCCATCGCTCGCACAGCTCCTCGATGCTGCGGCCGAGCACGCCGGAGGCGGCCATCACCGCGGCGCCGTAAGCCGGGCCGTCGGTGGAGTTAACCGTCACCACCGGGTAGCCGAAGATGTCGGCGATCATTTGCCGCCAAAACGGGCTGCGGGCGCCGCCGCCGTTGACGCGCAGCTCCGTGATCGGTGCGCCCGACGCTTTCACCAGCTCAAGCGAGTCGCGCAGCCCGAAGGTGATGCCTTCGAGCACGGCGCGCGTCAAATGCGCTTTGTCGTGGCGCAGGCTCAGTCCGATGAAGCCGCCGCGCGCCTTCGGATCGGGATGAGGCGTCCGTTCGCCGGACAGATACGGCAGGAACAGCAGCCCTTCGCTGCCGAGCGGCGCGGTTTCGGCGAGCGCGGTCAAATATTCGTAAACGTCGCGGCCTTCCTGACGGGCTTTCTCCATCTCCTCGCCGGCAAAATGGTTCCGCCACCATTGGAACGAGCCGCCCGCCGCGAGCATGACGCCCATCCGGTGCCATTTGCCCGGCACGCCATGGCAAAACGCATGGAGCCGGCATTCCGGCTCCGGCTGGTAGCTGTCGTCGTGCACGAAGACGACGCCGGAAGTTCCCAGGGCGACGGACGCGACGCCCTGCCTCACGACGCCGACGCCGACGGCGCCACACGCCTGGTCGCCGCCACCGGCGACCACCGGCGTCCCTGCGGCGAGACCGGTCAAAGCCGCCGCTTCCGGCAGCAGCCGGCCGGCGATCTCGTTGCTCTCGTAGAGTGGAGGCAGCCACTCCATCGGAATGCCGAGCCGCTCCACGACTTCGGTCGACCAGCGACGGCCGGCAACGTCGAGCAGCAGCGTGCCGCTCGCATCAGCCATGTCCATGCCGAAGGCGCCGGTCAGCTTCAGCCGGACGTAATCCTTCGGCAGCATCAGGTGCGCCACCTGCGCGTAGCGCTCGGGTTCGTGATTGCGAAGCCAAATCACCTTCGGTGCGGTAAACCCGGTCAGCGCCTTGTTGCCGGTCAGCTCGCCGAGGCGCTCCTTGCCGACGGCCGCTTCGATCCATTCGCATTCCGCAGCGGTACGCTGGTCGCACCAGAGCAGAGCAGGGCGGACGACCTGCAGCGAGCGGTCCAGAAACACAGAGCCGTGCATTTGCCCGGATAGCCCGATGCCCTTTACTTCAGCGCCTGAGACGCCTGCATGCCGAAGCAGTTCCGCAATGCAGCCGGCCGTGCCGTTCCACCAATCCTCCGGATGCTGCTCGGCCCAGCCCGGCTGCGGCTGCAGCAGCGGATACTCCACGCTGTGCGCGGCTTTGACTTTTCCTTCCTGATCCACTAAAATACATTTCACCGCGGACGTGCCCAAATCAATGCCTAAAAAATAAGTCACGGTCTCACCTCGTTTTTTATTAACGCCAAACTTAGTTTAATAATTATACTAAGAACCTTGTATAATATATTCGAAGCCGAAGGTGAAAATCCTCCCGGCTCCTGTAAATAGTTTCGATTTCTTTTTCTGAGGAGGCGCTGAAGATGAATTCCGTTTCCAAGATATTAATCGTGGGCGGGGCTATACTAATCATTGCCGGACTGCTTTGGCAGGTGGTCGGCCGTTACCTGCCGCTCGGACGTTTGCCGGGAGATATCGTGGTGGAGAAAGAAAACGTCAAGTTTTATTTTCCCGTCGTCACGTGTATTCTCGTCAGCGTGGTGCTCTCGCTGATCGGCTATTTATTCCGGCTGTTCAAGTAAAACGGCGAGTCTGCGTGTTCATTAGAAAAATCGGCTCGATTCTCGTTTTCCTCTTTCTCTTCCATGGAAAGAGTGGTAAGATAAGACATAGTGTAGAAATGCCGATTTGTGGTTTACTTCTTTGAGGGGGGAACAGCCTTTTGCTTAAAAGAATCTTGATCGGCTTGATCCGCAGTCATGAAACGACCGGCGAGAAAGCTAAAGATCCGGCTCTAAAAACCCGCAATTACAAGCTTTCAAGAGACCAGGTTTGGGACGAAGTGGTCAGCACTTTCAAAAAGATGAGGGGTTACAAGCTGCTGCACGAAGTGAAAAACGTCGGGGAAATCGTCCTGGAGAAACGCACGATTACAGGGAGAACGCAGGACATTACCGTCACGATCATCTCCGTCAACCCGGTGAAAACCGCTGTCGACATTTATTCCGCCTCCCGCGGCTCGCTCGGGGATCTCGGTTCCAATTACCGCACGATACTGGAGATTTATAACCAGCTCGACAAAAAGCTCGCCCAATACAAAGATAATAATTAAAAAAACAGCGAGGAAGATGTCTCTTGCCTCGCTGTTTTTGTCGTAATTTGGGACTTTGTATTATGTATGACGTTACACGAGTTTCTTCACAGCTTCGACAGCCGCTTCGTAATTCGGATGTTCCGTCATTTCCTTCAAATATTCCACGTATTGAATCGTATCGTTCGCATCGAGTACGAAGATGGATCTCATGTCCAGTTGAAGTTCTTTGATCAGTACGCCGTAGGATTGACCGAAGTTGCGGTCTTTATAGTCGGACAGCGTGATGACTTTATCTACGCCGGCCGCGCCGCACCAGCGGGATTGAGCGAAAGGCAGGTCCACGCTGACCGTCAAAATAACGACGTTCTCGCCAAGCTTGGCAGCCTCTTCGTTAAAGCGGCGGGTTTGCGCGTCACACACGCCGGTATCCAAGGACGGAACGACGCTGATCAGCTTCACTTTGCCGGCATAGTCGGACAAAGATACTTGCTCTGTGAGGTTTTTGTTCAGCTTGAAGTCAGGAGCTTTGTCGCCCGCTTTCAGCTCGGGACCTACCAGTGTGATCGGATTACCTTTTAATGTAGCAACACCTGTACGCTCTTGCGCCATGATTGATTATCCTCCTTGAGATTAGGAATGATTGGTATTTCACCACAACTTATTATAAACTGTTGAAAAGGAACTTGTCCAATCAATACGTTCGGGTGAAGGAGAATGGCTTCATGTTGTTTTTGCGGTATGAAAATTTCAAGCAATATTTGCGGCTTTACCCAATCACCGTACTGATTTTATGCATAAATATAGGATTGTTTATCGCGATGGCCCTGCAGGGAGG
The window above is part of the Paenibacillus hamazuiensis genome. Proteins encoded here:
- a CDS encoding DUF4247 domain-containing protein, with translation MKKWTSWIIYLLVFALMAGCADAGSYIKDNYPLVSVDGKGKNTAKVYVAEGKDVPTTAKEIAAEDKPQEISKESADQMFLVYQDKIINIRKDPNNESDSLVEVDTVEYAKEHYDSSFLQGYITATLLQSLFGGGWFNSRGSSDYRGYTPPPTYTQRPQTPPAASKQGTTPPTTSDRKGSFGGGTAGGGTSTTPSGSVRRNDGSTPTYKKPTTGSSKPSTGSRSGSFTKRK
- a CDS encoding YitT family protein, yielding MLGGLLIIAAGSLFVAAGFNLFLVPHQLLSGGISGISMIIGYLTGWNIGFLLLLSNVPIMIWGLWAIGRKFVVLSTVSVILTSWFLQFIPAFRFIQDPILTAVAGGVMIGIGTGISMRAGGSTGGFDVVGSILTRDRDFPLGTLLFGLNGLVILALGYFKRDWDLALGSMLSIYMTGKVIDTIHTRHLKVTVFIITKQKQLLLDRLLLIQRGVTAIQSEGAYTQQQQDMLMTVTTRYELAELKSIVRRTDPHAFVNIVETVGVMGRFRRDKTK
- a CDS encoding DEAD/DEAH box helicase, encoding MKTFSEFGLEPKVLRAITEMGFEESTPIQEKAIPIAMEGRDLIGQAQTGTGKTAAFGIPLVNRIDVKEERIVALIMCPTRELAIQVAEEIEKLGRFKGIRSLAIYGGQDIVKQIRALRKKPQIIIGTPGRLLDHINRKTIKLDDVKNVILDEADEMLDMGFLEDIQSILKLCPTDRQTMLFSATMPANIRKLADQFLSNPEHVSVIPKQISAPLIDQAYIEVHERQKFETLCRLLDMESPDLAIIFGRTKRRVDELAEALQKRGYSAEGLHGDLSQNQRDNVMRKFRDGSIDVLVATDVAARGLDVSGVSHVINFDLPQDPESYVHRIGRTGRAGKEGTAWTFVSPREIDHLYFIEKITRHKIARKPMPSLAEAIEGKQKITAERVLDIVQKDEHNEYKGIAIQLLEQYDSVHLLAAAFKLLTGGDKKEVEVELTPEEPLRAKKRRFDVRSSGRKMSGGYGSQGQGQRRGGGYGDRDRGGSGGSRYPRKDGREYGSRDNRSGGDREYKSRPRNSEGRNFSRSEERDDHLVRS
- a CDS encoding putative glycoside hydrolase yields the protein MDLLLASLLMIWGGISADHPDMTFEQLAQAAVDSGKPAIVQAADPNAPKPDRLTPVNKTDPQKDAPKIKGVYATAHSAGGARLNTLVKLMDDTELNAMVIDIKDDWGYITYKTGNPELEAMETTQKIIPDMPKLMDTLKEHEIYPIARIVVFKDTVLAKKRPDLSYLNPDGSLWSNGKKDSFVNPYKKEVWDYNIAVAKEAVKAGFKEIQFDYVRFPEGFETRADSLQYFKDERTRIEAVAEFVKYAREQLSPLGVRVSVDIFGYAASVPAAEGIGQDFDKISQNVDVICPMIYPSHYTTGWFGAKVPDAAPYQTIDGAMKDTHKKLETIGSLKPIIRPWIQDFTATWVPGHISYGKHEVEEQIKALKDNGVDEFLLWNAGNSYTAGVEYK
- the tatA gene encoding twin-arginine translocase TatA/TatE family subunit codes for the protein MNMGALSPWHIILIALVALLLFGPNKLPELGRGFGKMFREFKDATSGNGGSSDDAPPRKEVGPSASEAHKDAVAGDSAPNAPKH
- a CDS encoding DUF4178 domain-containing protein, with the translated sequence MSIFKRVSDIWKSNKAEPPAREANPFEETAVGDIVNVDLEEYVVSGKAVYFDRGFAPHRFAYYLRNGKHISCLLIEKGRTYECFLCEFVEGSLDDPNDVPTRLDVGGEMTYELEHYRTDMVRSEGNTDFRSNDEVMVWRYFGAEDKYFFLQWQDGKYVAMEATRTPAGLIKFMKSAK
- a CDS encoding MFS transporter, with protein sequence MNKQLLLLRGLNLLYYATSAVLTPFLPIYFEGKGYSTSQIGLLMMFGPFIAIFAQPLWGYLSDRYRTLKTIIFALWALSLLSSAGVFLTNGFSSAFLFMLLLYFFLLPAVPLLDSITIKSSLEAGVSYGSVRMFGSIGFTIVAVSSGYILVRMGGVQNIPYLYWGIWLLPLVLVLFLKDEKGGGPRLTFRALGSVLRNGPFLWFLFMVFVLMVPHRMNDGLAALYLKDLGATDTMLGTAWALASLSEIPTFALLGRYMHRFHELAMLGIVGLIYTVRWLLYYSVQDPLVVMLLQASHMVTFAVFWLVAVQYAVRMVPEELRSTGQSILSAVFLGLAGVTGGTLGGMIKDHWGGEHMYSAGAAMALLAAVMFFATHAYQRNKKTIRTG